In Polaribacter pacificus, the genomic window AGCTTAGTAGCATAACCAACACCAATTGCGTTTGCTTGGATAACCTTTGCATAATCTATGGTTGTTTTATCTGCATTACTTATTAAGTACAATATAGGAATTTGCTTGTCTAATTGTCTAATCTTAGCCAATACAGGATATTGAAATGAAAAGAGAATCACTTGATCTCTCATCCCTAAATCATTTACAGTTTTTAATACTGCTTCTTCAGCCCCTAAGACCTTAATTTCAATACATACCTTTATTTTGCCTTTTGCTACTAGTAAAGCTTCTCTTAAAGTTGGTAGTTTTTCTGTAGCGTATTGATCTCCAAATTTACCTGGATACCCAAAGCTAAGCTTGGCTAAATCACTGTAATTCATGGCAGCAATTTTTCCTTTAGCTCCATTTGAATTTGTTCTATCGATAGATGAATCATGGATCACCACAATAGAATCATTTTTGGTTTTATGAATATCCAACTCAAAATAGTCTGCCTTAGAAGCAATTGCTTTTTGAAAGGCAATAAGCGTGTTCTCTGGTGCAGCACTAGAAAAACCGCGATGTGCAATTATTTTGGTTTGGGCATTGGTTAATATAGGATTCATCATTAATGCGAGTATAAAAAGACAGCTAGTTCTTAAGATCATAATGTATTTTTTTATTGCGTTTCAATAGCAAACGCTATCTGTTTTTAAAGCAATAAATGTAAAACATATTTGCAATAGGTTTTAGCGATCTGTTTTAAGGAATCATTAAGTTTAGTAATATATTGATGTCCTAGTTAAGCTTTCTATATCAAAATATTGATAATTCTGATTTTGTGGTAAATTCTTCGAGAAATTTCATCCCTTTAAATGAATTTCCTTTTTTATTTAATTTAGGGCTCCAGACTGCAATTGAATATTGATTTGGATGAATAGCGATAATGCCTCCACCGACACCGCTTTTTCCTGGTAGACCAACCTTAAACGCAAAATCTCCAGATTCATCGTAAAAACCACAGGTCTGCATAAGTGCATTAACTCTTTTTGATTGACTTTTGGTCAAAATTTCAGTATTGTCAATTGGTTTACGTCCCTTATTCGCTAAAAATAAAAACACTTCTGAAAGTTCTTTACAACTCATTTCAAGTGAACAAAGTTCAAAATAAAAATCAAGAACGTCTGAAGGATCATTGTGGATGTTTCCAAATGATTTGATAAAATTACATAACGCTACATTCCTAAAACCCACTTCTTTTTCAGAATCTGCGACTTTACTGGAGTAGTTTAAATCAGTATTGTTAGAAACACTTCTAACAAAAGCTAAAAAGTCTTCTTTAGGGTTATCTAAATTACTGATTAGTATATCAGAGATAACAATTGCTCCAGCATTTATAAAAGGATTTCTTGGAATCCCATTATCGGTTTCGAGTTGAACGAGAGAATTAAAGGCTGAACCTGAGGGTTCTACCCCTAACCTATCCCAAATTTTTTCACCAACAATACGATAGGCCAAGCAAAGAGATAAAACTTTTGCAATACTTTGGATAGAAAACCTTTCATTACAATTACCAAGACCAAAACCAAGCTCATCTGTTGTTGTAATATATACTCCGAAATTTTCTGAAGACACATTCGCTAACTGAGGAATATACGTTGCAGAATGACCGTTGTCTTCAATATCTTTAATTTTATTGTAAATTTCTTTAATTGTCTCTTCAAAATTCATTTTATTCAATTAAGTCAACAGGTTATGCACTAATCTATTTGTATTTAATATTAATGACAGTCGGTAAATCTAATCAATTAAGAATAAGTACTAATAGAACGTTTAGCTCTCTTCCTATTTATTGATTTTTCACTTTCTGACCTTGAATGGGTGAATACTCTTTTTTAAGTTCACCATTGACAAGTATATCAGAAAAATAACTTTTAGCTCCCGTAGCATGATTCATATCTTCTGTGTTCTGAATATGGAAATGCAAATGCGCTTCAGAAGAATTACCAGAATTGCCACAAAGACCCAACAACTCTCCTTGTTTTATTTTTTGCCCTTGCTTTACAACAATAGAATGCTGTTTAAAATGAGCAAAAAACAAATACTCATTGTTTACTGTCTTTAAGATAACCGTATTTCCTGGAATATAAATAGCATTCATCTCACCTGGTATATTGTCTTTAATACCATCAACAACCAAAACTACTTCTGCATCAGTAGGAGCAATTAATTCTTTCCCAAAAGCATAATAATCTTCATTTGTGAGACCATCAGTTCTATATGATTTTCCTTGTTGGTCTCTAATAACCATATCAAAGGCATTTTTTTGAGCTGGGTGCTCTACATGATAATTTAACTCTTTGGTGTCTCCTCCCCAAACAACATCCCATTCACCTTTAAAAGGCAAGATCAATTTCGAGGTATTTCTTACTAATTTAGGATGTGTATTTTCTTTATAAGGCTTTACCATAAAACCATTTATTTTATAAGAACTATCCACAGAAATATCTATAGAAAAAAAACCATTTTCAAAATCTGTTTTATAAGAAGCAAAACTCCCATTTATATATTTTATAAATTCTAAATGCTTAATTTTCCCAGCCTGACTCTTTATGCCCTTAAAAAATTCATTGGTTTTATCTAAAGGCAAAGCTGCTTTCATTTCTGGTGAGAACAAATTGAAAACCTCTTGGTAAGCCTCCAAGTTATAGAACTTTTTAAATTCAGAAGCTATCTTTTTAGAGGCTTGTTTTTCTGACTGAGCAAAGGTGAAAAATGGTATTATAAATAATATGATGATACTAGCTTTTTTCATAGTATAAATTTTGTTTTTTAAGATCGCTAAGAAAACACTTTTTCTATTAAGGATTGAGTTTGTTAGTCTTATTAATTATCTTAACAATTCGATTGTAGAAGATTTGTGACAGGTTCCAGTGATAGCCATCAAAATTAGTAGTATTCATAAATTGAACAACCACCATGTCTGCGTCTTTATGATATTTAGCAAGGCTTTGGTATCCAGGAAGCAAACCACCGTGGTCATATACATATACAGAAGAATAAATCTCTTGTTCTCCATCATTAAAAACAGAACCATCGTTTAATGCCCTTAGAAAAATACCCACATCTTCTGCTGTAGCAATCATTAAACCAGAATAATCTGTTTTTATATCCTCATCTATACCAACATAATAACCACTCATCACATCATCAAGATCAACTTCATAAAGAGATCCATAGGTATTGTGAAGGTTGAGCGGCAGTAGAATCTCTTCTTTTATATATTGCTGATGCGGATAGCCTAAGACCTTATCTATTAGGTCAGAGATTAGCATATAATTAGTATTGGAATATTCATATCCCCGATCGGGCTTAAAACTTGCAGGCAAATCAAGTGCATACGAAAGCTTTACTTTTCTATCCATAGGAGGATCAACCCAATAATCCGTATGGTCTGTGTAGTTTGGGATACCGCTTCGGTGTTGTAGCATCATTCTTAAAGTAATGGCATCGGCATATTCAATTCTGCCGATAAGTTCTGGAAAATAATCAGCAAGGGTTTTGTCTAATGACAGTCGATTGGCTTTAACCAATTTTGTTGCAGCAACAGCCACATATAATTTGGTAATACTTGCAATCTTAAACAAGGCATGTGGATCTGCTGGTATTTTATTTTTCCGATCCTTCCATCCAGCAGCATAAAATGCTGGAGGCTTGCCTGCTTCATCCACATAGACTACCATACCATCAAAACCATAATCAATAACATCATTTAGCTGTTCTTGAACCGTATCTGGAAGTGGTAAGATCCAAGCTTTGACCAAAATCCAAGGTACAAGTGTTAAAGAGCTTAAACTAGCGATGATAAATAGTATTCTTAAGACTCGTTTTATTTGTTTAATTTTCATTTATTATTAGCCCTCAATTTGGTATAATGACACTCTATTTTTATTTATGTTAACACTCATGCTACTCATGTTTATTCTCTTGCTGCTTTAAACTCACTTCCATCATACCATTTAGGGAAGTAATCTTCGTTGGCTAAGGTAGAACCCACATTAAAAAAGAGTTGTAAATCTAATCGTACACCCCTTAATTCGGTAGTCTTAGCATCGTATTCGTCAGAAGGTTGATGATATTTGTTTTTTTCGTAAAAAGCATTATAGGCTTTAATTTCTTCAATACTTTTATCAAATCCTTCGTAAGAACCACTTGCATACAAAGCAGGGATTCCAATTTTTGCAAAATTAAAATGATCTGATCTAAAGAAATATCCTTTTTCGGCAACAGGATCAGGAATGATGTATCTGCCTTGCTTTAGAGCAGCTTCTTTAGCATACTCATCCATTTCTGATTGACCATAGCCTGTAATCGTTAAATCTTTCATTTCTCCAGGACTGTCAAGAGCGTCGATATTAAGATTAGCTACGGTTTTACTAGGTTCAAAAATTGGATAGGCTGCATAATAAGCTGAGCCCAATAAACCTTGTTCTTCACCTGTAACTGCTAAAAACACGATTGAGCGTTTTGGAGCCTTTTTACTTTTCTTAAAAGCCTCAGCAATAGCTAATAAACCTGCAGTACCTGATGCATTGTCTACAGCACCGTTGTAAATAGAATCACCATCAATTGCTTTTCCAATTCCAAAATGATCCCAATGTGCAGAATAAATAATATACTCATCTTTTTTATCAGTTCCAGGAATCATAGCAACAACGTTTTTAGAAATGTCTTTTTTAATGCTGTTTTTTATTTCTACAGATACATTTACTGCTAACGGAACAGGCTTAAAACCTTTATTTCTTGCTATGGCTTTGTAATCTTGACCTTTCATTAAAGATGCATTAAACATTTTTGCAGCACTTTCACTACTTATCCAAGATTCAACCTGCAACTTAGGAGCAGTACTTTCTATGGTTAAACGAGCACCGCTCCAACCTGATTCTACCACATTCCAACCGTAAGAAGCAGGCTCAGTATCATGAATGATAATCAATCCAGCAGCACCTTGCCTTGCAGCTTCTTCATACTTATAAGTCCAACGACCATAATAGGTCATTTCATTTCCTTTAAACAATGTTGAATCACCTGATTTAAACCCAGGGTCATTAATTAACACCACAGCTGTTTTACCTTTCCAGTCAATTCCTTCATAGTCATTCCATCCGTATTCTGGAGCAACGATTCCATAACCTGCAAAAACAAGTTCTGAGTTTTTAAGCTGCACATTTTCTTGAACCCTATTTGTAGTTGCAACAAAATCTTGTAGCGCTTTAAGCTTAAAAGAACCGTTTTTACCAGAGATAAGCATGTTTTCTGATGGAGTTCCTAAAATTTCTACCATCGGTACATTTTGGTAAAAGCTATCGCCGTTTCCCGGTAATACACCTAACTTTTCAAATTCATCTTTTAAATATTCTACAGTTTTTACCTCTCCTTCTGTAAATGGTTTTCTGCCTAGAAACTCATCAGATGCCAAACGTTCAATATGAGTACCAAGGGTTGTTTGACTAACTTCTACAAGTTCTGTATTGTTGTTTTTACAACTAACCAATATGAGGATAACTAAAATTTTAATGTAATTTTTCATAATAGATATTTAAATTATCACAGGATTTTCTCGTCTGCTATAGACAATCATCTAAATTACTAAAAGAAAATGAACCAAAGAAAAAACTGAATTTATTTTTTGAATACATAAAACAAGAGCAGTCAAGGTTTGCTATTTTAGGTGTCTTATCTCATAAGTTTTTTGAACTAAGAAGAATTTTTCTATTCCTCTATCGCTTCACCAAAAGTTAATAAATTATTATCAGGGTCGAGGATTGCAAATTCTTTTTGCCCCCAAGGTTTCGTTTCTAAAGGCCCATTAGGATGTATAGCTGTTTTATTATCCAAGAGCCATTGGTAATATTTTTCGATTGAATTTGTTCTAATATACACTTGCCCATAATTCTCTTTAGGATTTAACTCCTTAAATTCAAAAAAATGAATTTGGATTTGATCTTTTTCAAGCATTAAATACCCTTCGTAATCATCACTTCCAAACTCTTTAAATCCGAGTTTGTTTAAGTAAAAATCTCTTGTGATTTTTTTGTTACGCATTGGCAATTTTGGGCAGATTTGAGAAAGCATATGACTATTTTTTATTCGTTTAAAACTTGTTTAAATATAACGATACTTTTATTAGTTA contains:
- a CDS encoding DUF3887 domain-containing protein — translated: MKKASIIILFIIPFFTFAQSEKQASKKIASEFKKFYNLEAYQEVFNLFSPEMKAALPLDKTNEFFKGIKSQAGKIKHLEFIKYINGSFASYKTDFENGFFSIDISVDSSYKINGFMVKPYKENTHPKLVRNTSKLILPFKGEWDVVWGGDTKELNYHVEHPAQKNAFDMVIRDQQGKSYRTDGLTNEDYYAFGKELIAPTDAEVVLVVDGIKDNIPGEMNAIYIPGNTVILKTVNNEYLFFAHFKQHSIVVKQGQKIKQGELLGLCGNSGNSSEAHLHFHIQNTEDMNHATGAKSYFSDILVNGELKKEYSPIQGQKVKNQ
- a CDS encoding M28 family metallopeptidase; its protein translation is MKNYIKILVILILVSCKNNNTELVEVSQTTLGTHIERLASDEFLGRKPFTEGEVKTVEYLKDEFEKLGVLPGNGDSFYQNVPMVEILGTPSENMLISGKNGSFKLKALQDFVATTNRVQENVQLKNSELVFAGYGIVAPEYGWNDYEGIDWKGKTAVVLINDPGFKSGDSTLFKGNEMTYYGRWTYKYEEAARQGAAGLIIIHDTEPASYGWNVVESGWSGARLTIESTAPKLQVESWISSESAAKMFNASLMKGQDYKAIARNKGFKPVPLAVNVSVEIKNSIKKDISKNVVAMIPGTDKKDEYIIYSAHWDHFGIGKAIDGDSIYNGAVDNASGTAGLLAIAEAFKKSKKAPKRSIVFLAVTGEEQGLLGSAYYAAYPIFEPSKTVANLNIDALDSPGEMKDLTITGYGQSEMDEYAKEAALKQGRYIIPDPVAEKGYFFRSDHFNFAKIGIPALYASGSYEGFDKSIEEIKAYNAFYEKNKYHQPSDEYDAKTTELRGVRLDLQLFFNVGSTLANEDYFPKWYDGSEFKAARE
- a CDS encoding glutaminase, with translation MNFEETIKEIYNKIKDIEDNGHSATYIPQLANVSSENFGVYITTTDELGFGLGNCNERFSIQSIAKVLSLCLAYRIVGEKIWDRLGVEPSGSAFNSLVQLETDNGIPRNPFINAGAIVISDILISNLDNPKEDFLAFVRSVSNNTDLNYSSKVADSEKEVGFRNVALCNFIKSFGNIHNDPSDVLDFYFELCSLEMSCKELSEVFLFLANKGRKPIDNTEILTKSQSKRVNALMQTCGFYDESGDFAFKVGLPGKSGVGGGIIAIHPNQYSIAVWSPKLNKKGNSFKGMKFLEEFTTKSELSIF
- a CDS encoding bleomycin resistance protein, with product MLSQICPKLPMRNKKITRDFYLNKLGFKEFGSDDYEGYLMLEKDQIQIHFFEFKELNPKENYGQVYIRTNSIEKYYQWLLDNKTAIHPNGPLETKPWGQKEFAILDPDNNLLTFGEAIEE
- a CDS encoding serine hydrolase domain-containing protein, whose product is MKIKQIKRVLRILFIIASLSSLTLVPWILVKAWILPLPDTVQEQLNDVIDYGFDGMVVYVDEAGKPPAFYAAGWKDRKNKIPADPHALFKIASITKLYVAVAATKLVKANRLSLDKTLADYFPELIGRIEYADAITLRMMLQHRSGIPNYTDHTDYWVDPPMDRKVKLSYALDLPASFKPDRGYEYSNTNYMLISDLIDKVLGYPHQQYIKEEILLPLNLHNTYGSLYEVDLDDVMSGYYVGIDEDIKTDYSGLMIATAEDVGIFLRALNDGSVFNDGEQEIYSSVYVYDHGGLLPGYQSLAKYHKDADMVVVQFMNTTNFDGYHWNLSQIFYNRIVKIINKTNKLNP
- a CDS encoding glycerophosphodiester phosphodiesterase is translated as MMNPILTNAQTKIIAHRGFSSAAPENTLIAFQKAIASKADYFELDIHKTKNDSIVVIHDSSIDRTNSNGAKGKIAAMNYSDLAKLSFGYPGKFGDQYATEKLPTLREALLVAKGKIKVCIEIKVLGAEEAVLKTVNDLGMRDQVILFSFQYPVLAKIRQLDKQIPILYLISNADKTTIDYAKVIQANAIGVGYATKLTKDYLSFAHKNGIEVWKWTVDKEREMQQLIDLQIDGLITNYPDKALKIRTKTQK